The following are from one region of the Corylus avellana chromosome ca1, CavTom2PMs-1.0 genome:
- the LOC132176713 gene encoding putative disease resistance protein At3g14460 — MVGKDSGCGIGELKKLNLLRGSLCIKNLQNVTSLTDANDLNLVDKKYLEELELSWAYWSKDNTVVRQIVVLNSLQPHSNLKSLTIRGYDGKSFPDWVGQQPSFEKLEIRDCPEVESFTEGGLPSNLNEISIIFCDKLFVNRMGWGLQKLQCLRRFMLWDAKTDVESFPNEGLFPTSLTHLYVQFFPKLKSLDKKGLQHLTALEELHISSCPKLECMPEDGLPASLSTLRIFECPLLEKEWGRK; from the coding sequence ATGGTTGGCAAAGATAGTGGATGTGGCATTGGAGagttaaaaaaacttaatcttCTGAGAGGATCACTTTGTATTAAGAACCTCCAAAATGTTACATCTCTTACGGATGCTAATGACTTAAACTTGGTGGATAAGAAGTACCTTGAGGAGTTGGAATTGAGCTGGGCATATTGGTCGAAAGATAATACTGTAGTAAGGCAAATAGTTGTCTTAAATAGTCTCCAGCCCCATTCGAACTTGAAAAGTCTCACTATTAGGGGCTATGATGGTAAAAGTTTTCCGGACTGGGTAGGGCAACAGCCTTCTTTTGAGAAATTGGAAATACGTGATTGTCCAGAAGTTGAGTCATTTACTGAAGGGGGATTGCCTTCCAATCTAAACGAAATTTCCATCATCTTTTGTGATAAACTCTTTGTGAACCGAATGGGGTGGGGTTTGCAAAAACTCCAGTGTCTTAGAAGATTCATGCTTTGGGACGCAAAAACCGATGTGGAGTCCTTTCCAAATGAGGGGTTGTTTCCTACCAGTCTTACCCATCTTTACGTCCAATTCTTTCCAAAATTGAAATCTTTGGACAAGAAGGGGCTTCAACACCTCACTGCTCTTGAAGAATTGCATATCTCGTCCTGCCCTAAGCTCGAGTGCATGCCAGAAGACGGGCTGCCTGCCTCCCTTTCTACTTTAAGGATCTTCGAATGTCCTTTGTTGGAGAAAGAGTGGGGAAGGAAATAA